From a single Gimesia fumaroli genomic region:
- a CDS encoding peptidase associated/transthyretin-like domain-containing protein: MRKYKALTALLFVAAFVCGCGASGPVFKTGTLAGTAKIDDRPFDADAVLMFLDNTSGQAYTAPVETDGKFTVEEKVRVGTYTVYLAPKPQAPDDPEMQPTGVTMDTSMPDKYWNEATSDLKVTVKEGENTPTIVFKKG, from the coding sequence ATGAGAAAATATAAAGCTCTGACTGCACTGCTGTTTGTCGCCGCCTTCGTCTGCGGCTGCGGGGCTTCCGGGCCAGTATTCAAAACCGGGACCTTAGCCGGAACGGCAAAGATCGACGACCGTCCTTTTGACGCCGACGCAGTGTTGATGTTTCTGGATAACACATCCGGACAAGCCTATACCGCTCCGGTCGAAACGGATGGAAAGTTTACTGTCGAAGAAAAGGTCCGAGTCGGAACCTATACCGTTTATCTCGCGCCGAAACCACAGGCACCAGACGATCCTGAAATGCAGCCGACAGGAGTCACCATGGATACCTCAATGCCGGATAAATACTGGAACGAGGCAACCAGCGATCTCAAGGTAACCGTCAAAGAAGGAGAAAATACTCCCACGATCGTCTTCAAGAAAGGGTAA
- a CDS encoding DUF1559 domain-containing protein has product MRNRTRQTGFTLIELLVVIAIIAILIALLLPAVQQAREAARRSTCKNNLKQIGVALHNYHDTHRTFPQGNYGMTNNQWPLRDGTNWRTMILPYIDQATVYNQLTFDDVNATFNGLTYTGNEVLIGLKVPVFLCPSSVLDPFDNSGVSNNTAGGLNHHYVGIQGAARPIPGSNPDKGTRDCNHGWSCDNGTFFSNECVTLAKIVDGSSNTIIVAEQSGEVNGQNLTANYYGGWHGARNDSRVSGSSCSDLWSAGTTCVRFAPNSNIIQTGATDRKYRNNTVINSQHTGGIHILLGDGSIHFLSENVDFTTLKQLCVRYDGVPVGEF; this is encoded by the coding sequence ATGAGGAACAGGACACGACAAACTGGATTCACATTGATTGAACTACTGGTAGTGATTGCGATTATTGCAATTCTCATCGCCCTGCTCTTACCGGCTGTACAACAGGCCCGCGAGGCAGCCCGGCGGAGTACCTGCAAAAACAATCTGAAGCAAATCGGGGTAGCGCTGCACAACTACCATGACACGCATCGCACGTTCCCGCAAGGAAACTACGGCATGACCAACAATCAATGGCCTTTACGTGATGGGACAAACTGGCGAACGATGATCCTGCCTTATATCGATCAGGCGACGGTTTATAACCAACTGACATTTGATGATGTGAACGCAACCTTCAACGGATTGACCTACACGGGCAATGAAGTCCTGATTGGCTTGAAAGTCCCCGTCTTCCTGTGTCCTTCCAGTGTTCTCGATCCCTTCGATAATTCGGGAGTCAGTAATAACACGGCGGGGGGCCTCAACCACCATTACGTGGGAATTCAGGGCGCTGCACGGCCCATCCCCGGCTCCAACCCTGATAAAGGAACGCGTGACTGTAATCATGGCTGGTCATGCGACAATGGAACGTTTTTCTCGAATGAATGTGTCACGCTTGCCAAAATCGTCGACGGATCTTCGAACACGATCATAGTCGCGGAACAGTCCGGCGAAGTGAACGGACAAAACCTGACTGCCAATTATTACGGGGGCTGGCATGGCGCGCGGAATGATTCCCGGGTCAGTGGTTCCAGTTGTTCCGACTTGTGGTCGGCCGGCACGACCTGCGTCCGGTTTGCCCCGAACTCGAATATCATTCAGACCGGTGCGACCGACCGAAAATATCGCAATAACACCGTGATCAATTCACAGCACACCGGCGGAATCCATATCTTACTGGGGGACGGAAGCATTCATTTTCTCTCCGAAAATGTCGACTTCACTACGCTCAAGCAACTCTGTGTGCGATATGACGGAGTTCCCGTCGGAGAGTTCTAA
- a CDS encoding formylglycine-generating enzyme family protein, producing the protein MSGAFNPYHKWLGIPAEKCPPTYYDLLRISVGEQSRDVIQMAVERQKSHLEQFRVGKHARQVAKIIYELEEAELTLLNRELRQEYDERVVSVRERKNKKAGSLPSVDGNQETAGEGSGLLSQYLGIVSILAVSFSVMAASVYFIPWKKIGNDGAGVAEQRAPQEEAMPAGGEQDANSQPQAAPDDSDRPALLVSPFSQQDAAARRQEWAQYLKQTSEETNSLGLKLVLIPAGEFQMGNTQAEVDLVIAAMQAQNINVTDSHAARVNSAMPQHQVVINQPFMMSQQEITQSMFRAFINETGYQTDAQKDGKGGYAYEDDELVQSPDYLWNTNYGLDQPEMAPVVNVSWNDASEFCKWLSQKEGKKYRLPTEAEWEYACRAGTTTMFSFGNALTEPETETAKEYAWFINNTSQVGEFYPQAVMTRKPNPFGLFDMHGNVYEWCQDWYNETYYRTLAGQKAVDPTGPATDQSVRVIRGGSWFRGVLDIRAAYRDRIVSENRNLNVGFRVVCEVQ; encoded by the coding sequence ATGAGTGGTGCTTTTAATCCCTATCATAAATGGTTAGGCATTCCTGCGGAGAAGTGTCCGCCGACCTATTATGACCTGCTGCGTATTTCAGTTGGTGAACAGAGTCGCGATGTTATTCAAATGGCGGTTGAGCGACAGAAATCACACCTCGAACAATTTCGGGTGGGCAAGCATGCCAGGCAAGTTGCCAAGATCATCTATGAACTGGAAGAAGCCGAACTGACGTTACTGAATCGGGAGCTGCGCCAGGAATACGACGAACGGGTCGTTTCTGTTCGAGAACGAAAAAACAAAAAAGCCGGTTCCCTGCCGAGCGTTGATGGAAATCAGGAGACAGCGGGTGAGGGTTCGGGGTTGTTGAGCCAATACCTGGGGATTGTTTCGATCCTGGCAGTCAGTTTTTCGGTCATGGCGGCCTCTGTTTATTTCATCCCCTGGAAAAAAATAGGAAACGACGGGGCAGGAGTTGCGGAACAAAGAGCCCCTCAGGAAGAGGCGATGCCGGCAGGCGGGGAGCAGGACGCTAATTCCCAACCACAGGCAGCACCAGATGATTCGGACCGGCCTGCGTTATTGGTCAGTCCCTTCAGTCAACAGGATGCAGCGGCCCGTCGGCAGGAATGGGCGCAGTACCTCAAGCAAACTTCCGAAGAAACCAACAGCCTGGGACTGAAGCTGGTTCTGATTCCTGCGGGCGAGTTCCAGATGGGAAATACTCAGGCGGAAGTCGATCTGGTTATCGCTGCGATGCAGGCTCAGAATATTAATGTTACTGACAGTCACGCTGCCAGGGTCAACAGCGCCATGCCGCAGCATCAGGTGGTCATCAATCAGCCGTTTATGATGAGTCAGCAGGAAATCACGCAATCGATGTTTCGGGCGTTTATCAACGAAACGGGCTACCAGACGGACGCGCAGAAAGACGGGAAAGGGGGCTATGCTTATGAGGATGATGAGCTGGTACAATCTCCCGATTATCTATGGAATACGAATTATGGCCTGGATCAGCCGGAGATGGCTCCTGTGGTGAATGTGTCCTGGAATGATGCGTCAGAATTTTGCAAATGGCTCTCTCAGAAAGAGGGAAAAAAATATCGACTGCCAACCGAAGCGGAATGGGAATACGCGTGTCGCGCCGGGACGACGACCATGTTCAGCTTCGGAAATGCGTTAACGGAACCGGAAACGGAGACGGCCAAAGAGTATGCCTGGTTTATCAATAATACTTCGCAGGTCGGCGAGTTCTATCCTCAGGCGGTGATGACCAGAAAACCAAATCCGTTTGGATTATTTGATATGCATGGAAATGTGTATGAATGGTGTCAGGACTGGTATAACGAAACATATTATCGCACTCTGGCCGGTCAAAAGGCCGTTGATCCTACAGGGCCCGCGACGGATCAGTCGGTGCGTGTCATTCGTGGTGGTTCCTGGTTTCGCGGCGTGTTAGATATTCGGGCCGCGTATCGTGACCGCATCGTCTCTGAGAATCGCAATCTGAATGTGGGGTTTCGTGTCGTCTGTGAGGTACAGTGA
- a CDS encoding phosphotransferase enzyme family protein — MNPYHLPVDDSSPYYNALAQCVDHWGLVPDKTELIRDGVNHVFATERRDGEPVIIRISDDAVRGRDEVLGELIWLEHLIRHGCTVTTPIPSRGGELLETVGVDEGAMHVSCFQRFRGRQLNPATDAEWNDELFRKLGREIGRIHRASDQMQLPADHDRLRWYEINLGQFPDPLPEIFNPQVVESMRVFTDDWIGRSTTSGHYGLVHRDLHAGNFLVEEGRIEVIDFDLGCYGWRTMDLGVLLFVYYFYPSLQVPDASPELAGHVLARLVEGYREEYTLDREQLETVGDMIMLNTVSNYFLMLPNPEHWQIAMGNPQIPVTESLAWIERLWLNGEKLQVDLKQL, encoded by the coding sequence TTGAATCCGTATCATTTACCGGTTGATGATTCTTCGCCTTATTACAATGCGCTGGCGCAGTGTGTTGATCACTGGGGACTCGTTCCCGATAAGACAGAGTTGATCCGTGATGGCGTCAATCATGTGTTTGCGACGGAGCGTCGGGATGGTGAGCCGGTCATCATTCGCATCAGCGATGATGCGGTGCGCGGGCGGGACGAAGTGCTGGGAGAATTGATCTGGCTGGAACACCTGATTCGTCATGGCTGCACGGTGACGACGCCAATTCCTTCGCGCGGCGGCGAACTACTGGAAACTGTCGGCGTGGATGAAGGGGCCATGCATGTCTCCTGTTTCCAGCGTTTCCGAGGGCGACAGCTTAACCCGGCGACCGATGCCGAGTGGAATGATGAACTCTTCCGGAAACTGGGACGCGAGATCGGCCGCATTCATCGTGCTTCGGATCAAATGCAGTTGCCGGCCGACCACGATCGTCTGCGCTGGTACGAGATTAATCTCGGGCAGTTTCCCGATCCGCTACCCGAAATCTTCAATCCGCAAGTCGTCGAGTCGATGCGCGTTTTCACAGACGATTGGATCGGGCGGTCCACAACTTCTGGTCACTATGGTTTGGTCCATCGTGATCTGCATGCTGGGAATTTTCTGGTCGAGGAGGGGCGGATCGAGGTGATCGACTTCGATCTGGGCTGTTATGGCTGGCGGACGATGGATCTGGGCGTGTTGCTGTTCGTGTATTACTTTTATCCCAGTCTGCAGGTGCCGGATGCCAGCCCCGAATTAGCGGGCCATGTTCTGGCGCGACTGGTCGAGGGCTACCGCGAAGAATATACGCTCGACCGCGAACAGTTAGAGACGGTGGGAGACATGATCATGCTGAATACCGTTTCCAATTATTTCCTCATGCTGCCGAACCCGGAACACTGGCAAATCGCGATGGGCAATCCACAAATACCCGTCACCGAAAGTCTGGCATGGATTGAGCGGCTCTGGCTGAACGGCGAGAAGCTGCAAGTTGACCTTAAACAGTTGTAG
- a CDS encoding OsmC family protein, whose amino-acid sequence MTIKRTGSAVWQGGLKDGKGTVSTESGALTDLSYGFSSRFEDQQGTNPEELLGAAHAGCFSMALSKILGDAGLTAEKLETSAEVSLNQVDDGFAINAIHLTLKASVPGADADKLNELAGMAKAGCPVSKLFNADITLDVTLAD is encoded by the coding sequence ATGACGATTAAACGAACAGGATCTGCAGTCTGGCAGGGTGGCTTGAAAGACGGCAAAGGAACGGTCTCGACCGAGAGTGGTGCGTTAACCGATTTATCCTATGGCTTTTCCAGCCGCTTTGAAGATCAGCAGGGAACCAATCCCGAAGAATTGCTGGGCGCGGCACACGCCGGTTGTTTCTCGATGGCACTCTCAAAGATTCTAGGCGACGCCGGTTTGACGGCTGAGAAGCTGGAGACCTCTGCCGAGGTCTCTCTCAATCAGGTTGATGACGGGTTTGCGATTAATGCCATTCATTTGACATTGAAAGCCAGCGTCCCGGGCGCCGATGCAGACAAACTGAATGAATTGGCCGGCATGGCCAAAGCCGGCTGTCCCGTCTCAAAATTGTTCAACGCCGACATCACCCTGGACGTGACGCTGGCCGACTAA
- a CDS encoding alpha/beta hydrolase: MLLKSRLLSNCSRCILTIAVVGFTSSVVFSAEKYTENPGKQGNGNFVVGPEYQIDPDLTDQGNPKGKSFEFSMPLADSKIFPGDDKTLDPKKPVRETRKIFVYVPAAYKDGTKAPILVTHDGPSRMDLVRNALDNLTISKDPQRKLPAFIVIGVQNGGNDGKGSERGLEYDTMSDRFARFINDEVLPAVLKNKKIRAAYPNIAFTDNPWGRAAMGCSSGGAAALTMGWFRPDLFRRLITYSGTFVDQQDDDAPEEAKYPLGAWEYHSSMKLIENSDKKPLRIFTHVAENDLRANDPEETYHNWVMANERTAAALKAKGYDYRYVFSKGTRHCDRKVFEQTLADTLVWMWRGYQPE; the protein is encoded by the coding sequence ATGTTGTTGAAATCCAGGCTCCTGTCGAATTGCTCTCGTTGTATTCTCACCATTGCTGTGGTTGGTTTTACCTCGTCCGTTGTTTTTTCTGCCGAGAAATATACGGAGAACCCGGGCAAACAAGGCAACGGGAATTTTGTTGTTGGTCCCGAGTATCAAATCGATCCTGATCTGACCGATCAGGGCAATCCCAAAGGGAAGAGTTTTGAATTCTCGATGCCTTTAGCAGACAGCAAAATCTTTCCCGGCGATGATAAGACCCTCGATCCCAAAAAGCCCGTGCGCGAAACGCGTAAAATTTTCGTTTACGTACCTGCTGCCTACAAGGACGGCACCAAGGCACCGATTCTGGTCACCCATGACGGACCAAGTCGCATGGATCTGGTCCGTAATGCCTTGGATAATTTGACGATCTCGAAGGACCCGCAGCGCAAGCTGCCGGCATTTATCGTGATCGGGGTTCAAAATGGCGGTAACGACGGCAAGGGAAGTGAACGCGGTCTGGAATATGATACGATGTCGGACCGCTTCGCTCGGTTTATCAATGATGAAGTTTTGCCGGCCGTACTGAAGAACAAAAAGATACGAGCCGCTTATCCCAATATTGCTTTTACTGACAATCCCTGGGGCCGCGCCGCGATGGGTTGCAGTTCCGGCGGGGCGGCAGCGCTCACCATGGGTTGGTTTCGTCCGGACCTGTTTCGGCGATTGATTACCTACTCCGGCACGTTCGTCGATCAGCAGGATGATGATGCACCCGAAGAAGCCAAGTATCCGCTGGGTGCGTGGGAATATCATTCCAGTATGAAGCTGATCGAAAATAGCGATAAGAAGCCACTGCGGATTTTCACCCATGTCGCTGAAAATGACCTGCGTGCCAACGATCCGGAAGAGACCTATCACAACTGGGTGATGGCTAACGAGCGCACGGCGGCAGCGCTCAAGGCGAAGGGGTATGACTACCGCTACGTATTCAGCAAAGGGACCCGGCACTGTGACCGCAAAGTCTTTGAACAGACACTGGCCGATACACTCGTCTGGATGTGGCGCGGTTATCAACCGGAGTGA
- a CDS encoding SpoIIE family protein phosphatase, whose translation MDALKQKRAQRSIRFQLLLVVNVVLAVFVVLFLIFSYQRNLAERLAEKRIALDEEAATLLPSLLQMQDQGKEAVQQYLETVCSQMQEIHAPVHHIVVRFQNGPFKLLSEQGASAELVEVIQQATKSPRHASRFGNSEIVVGTYSQSGITVYVSETLDNLYGSVFAEVLNNLTGFIVLSLITGIVINIALTTIVTRPLHHLVQTVQEIGQGQLGAQSETFHCAELNYLTHEINEMSTSLAAAENLRRLQMAKARKIQENLLPQEFNIPGLNVAAFFQPADEVGGDYYDIIPLSDGTWLFCIADITGHGISAAMSAAVLKTLLIQATEHTCSPAEILDFINRRFTVVSPVGEFVSMQILRVVPQTHLLEYASAGHELACFLSPEGKASDSETTGLLLGIDEDAVWCNMTLQLSKGYRLLMVTDGVSETHNPDGEMFGRKRLTALFQECQQLTIEQTKLKLQERLSHFRNGNPQQDDVTILLLEMNED comes from the coding sequence ATGGATGCCTTAAAGCAAAAACGTGCCCAGAGATCCATTCGCTTCCAGTTGCTCCTGGTGGTGAATGTCGTGCTGGCTGTCTTTGTAGTGCTGTTTCTCATCTTTTCCTATCAGCGCAATCTGGCCGAGCGACTGGCAGAGAAACGGATCGCCCTCGATGAAGAAGCAGCGACATTACTCCCCTCTCTTTTACAGATGCAGGATCAGGGTAAAGAAGCCGTTCAGCAGTATCTTGAAACCGTCTGCTCACAAATGCAGGAAATCCATGCCCCCGTCCATCATATTGTTGTTCGATTCCAAAACGGTCCCTTCAAGTTGCTTTCCGAACAGGGTGCCTCTGCCGAATTAGTTGAAGTCATTCAGCAGGCAACAAAATCCCCCCGGCATGCTTCCCGTTTTGGAAATTCTGAAATTGTTGTCGGAACGTATTCACAGAGTGGCATCACCGTTTATGTCTCTGAAACTCTGGACAACCTCTATGGATCAGTGTTTGCTGAAGTCCTGAATAATCTCACCGGTTTTATCGTGCTCTCGCTGATCACTGGCATTGTGATCAATATTGCTCTCACCACAATTGTAACGCGTCCACTGCATCATCTGGTCCAGACGGTCCAGGAGATTGGACAGGGGCAGCTCGGAGCCCAGTCTGAAACTTTTCACTGTGCTGAACTGAACTATCTGACGCACGAAATCAACGAAATGAGTACCTCACTGGCTGCTGCGGAAAATCTTCGCAGACTCCAAATGGCCAAAGCCCGTAAGATACAGGAAAATCTCTTACCTCAAGAATTCAACATCCCGGGACTCAATGTGGCCGCGTTTTTTCAGCCTGCTGACGAAGTAGGAGGCGACTATTATGATATCATCCCTTTGAGTGACGGCACATGGCTGTTCTGCATCGCCGACATTACCGGGCACGGCATTTCCGCTGCGATGAGCGCTGCAGTATTGAAAACCCTGTTGATCCAAGCCACCGAGCACACCTGCTCGCCTGCGGAAATCTTAGATTTCATCAACCGCCGCTTCACGGTCGTCAGCCCCGTTGGCGAATTTGTTTCCATGCAAATTTTGCGCGTGGTGCCTCAGACGCACCTGCTGGAATACGCGAGCGCAGGGCACGAACTTGCGTGTTTTCTATCGCCGGAAGGAAAAGCATCTGACTCAGAAACAACAGGACTGCTGCTGGGCATTGATGAAGACGCCGTCTGGTGCAACATGACACTCCAGCTATCGAAGGGATATCGGTTGCTGATGGTGACCGATGGCGTCAGCGAAACCCATAACCCCGACGGCGAAATGTTCGGTCGCAAACGCCTGACTGCTTTGTTTCAAGAGTGCCAGCAGCTAACGATTGAGCAGACCAAACTGAAACTTCAGGAACGCCTGTCACACTTCCGCAACGGCAATCCACAACAGGATGATGTAACCATTCTGTTACTGGAAATGAACGAAGACTGA
- a CDS encoding carboxypeptidase regulatory-like domain-containing protein, which translates to MMSVAALAAMVSIVFGCSDRAPDMPELGQVHGTVKLDGKPLSGVSILFEPEKGRTSRAKSNTEGVYEASYLIDETGVKLGPCSVRVEWGIDESGPVIPAKYGSKSELKLDVKPGDNTFDIEMKSK; encoded by the coding sequence ATGATGTCAGTAGCAGCTCTTGCGGCGATGGTGAGCATTGTCTTTGGTTGCAGTGATCGTGCCCCTGATATGCCCGAGCTGGGGCAGGTTCACGGAACAGTCAAGCTGGACGGCAAGCCCCTCTCTGGTGTGAGTATCTTATTCGAACCTGAAAAGGGACGTACCTCAAGGGCCAAATCGAATACTGAGGGAGTTTACGAAGCGTCTTATCTGATTGATGAAACGGGAGTCAAGCTTGGACCGTGCAGTGTGCGGGTTGAATGGGGGATTGATGAATCAGGACCTGTGATTCCTGCAAAGTATGGTTCCAAAAGCGAGTTGAAACTGGATGTGAAACCAGGTGATAACACATTTGATATCGAGATGAAGTCCAAGTAA
- a CDS encoding DUF1559 domain-containing protein encodes MKKIRIKQTRGFTLIELLVVIAIIAILIALLLPAVQQAREAARRSQCKNNMKQIGLAMHNYHDAYNTFPPGYITKTPCSSAGVWSGCNQGELGVYGWATSVLPYIDQAPLYNLLNSGRVTLDQNLANATVRQALQSPIPVFLCPSDPGPNLNDYTSASNNYNFNVTDGTNSYQIARSDYVMMANAWDSTTPPVYATQYGPAHGVGFANSSVKFRDIIDGSSNTILVGERAYVYKSSNRIGGANVIGFSGSNNTQSSSYARKGNGMAVVGLTYNGINAVAGAEHDVRGFSSNHVGGAHFVFCDGSVHFLSENIDYKKGTVSVATHVQDINSTFQRLAVRDDGQVVGEY; translated from the coding sequence GTGAAAAAGATTAGAATAAAACAAACGCGAGGATTTACACTGATTGAGTTATTGGTTGTGATTGCGATTATTGCCATTCTGATTGCGCTGCTGTTGCCTGCCGTGCAACAGGCACGCGAGGCTGCCCGGCGGTCGCAGTGTAAAAATAACATGAAGCAAATCGGCTTGGCAATGCATAACTATCATGACGCCTACAACACGTTTCCACCGGGTTATATCACCAAAACTCCGTGCAGTTCTGCAGGGGTCTGGTCTGGTTGTAATCAGGGGGAACTCGGGGTTTACGGCTGGGCGACATCCGTGCTGCCTTACATTGATCAGGCTCCTCTCTACAATTTACTCAATTCGGGAAGAGTGACGCTGGATCAAAATCTGGCGAATGCAACGGTACGTCAGGCGTTACAATCTCCGATCCCCGTTTTTCTCTGTCCGTCTGATCCGGGACCCAACCTCAATGATTATACGTCGGCTTCCAATAATTATAATTTCAATGTGACAGACGGAACCAACTCCTACCAGATTGCTCGTTCGGATTATGTGATGATGGCAAACGCCTGGGACAGTACCACACCTCCCGTGTATGCGACTCAATATGGTCCCGCTCATGGGGTTGGTTTTGCAAATTCGAGCGTCAAGTTTCGTGATATCATCGATGGAAGCAGTAACACAATTCTGGTTGGCGAAAGAGCGTATGTCTACAAATCATCGAACAGGATTGGTGGCGCTAACGTCATCGGGTTTTCGGGATCCAATAATACGCAGAGCAGCAGTTATGCCAGGAAGGGAAATGGGATGGCGGTTGTGGGGCTGACTTATAATGGGATCAATGCGGTTGCAGGAGCCGAGCATGACGTGCGCGGTTTCAGCAGCAACCATGTTGGCGGTGCCCATTTTGTGTTCTGCGATGGCTCAGTCCATTTCCTCAGCGAAAACATCGACTACAAGAAAGGAACCGTTTCCGTGGCGACTCATGTTCAAGACATCAATTCGACGTTTCAACGGCTCGCCGTGCGTGATGATGGACAGGTTGTGGGAGAATACTAA
- a CDS encoding tetratricopeptide repeat protein, which produces MMDHRLKSPVRRHFLRNFASLPFAIPTIGSLLGTSSLAVAAPQKMTPQELQAFGKQIQATANSQDAAKFRALFDWKSFIDRVLAEYEQNPAVKQAIQPVRKQLETAYTENNQGIDTEILAEVGNGADYRFLAMRKEQDQYKVIFRFLRPDWTLNYQALIVEKQQSGELKIIDIDSLSTGEHISQSLQRLYLPEIYKAHLTVKDKLNDQEKSRIINQKKRYDFLTPSEENTDPFQAYQQLPNEFKGEKTVLLFLAQDTIQKENPKKYQSVLGAYRKYHPNDPAAELLSVEYFALTEDYKQALESLDRLTAAIKTVDPYLYSVRAGILIEMGDINLAGKYAGKASEIEPDLLQPYLHLINISVMQKNFDDTIKHLDTLKTKFGFEYADLDLSELDNFEAFTASPQFKKWQAIQPPASPK; this is translated from the coding sequence ATGATGGATCATCGTCTCAAATCCCCTGTTCGTCGGCATTTTTTGCGTAATTTCGCCAGCCTTCCTTTTGCCATCCCCACTATCGGCTCTCTCCTGGGCACCAGTTCCCTCGCCGTAGCGGCCCCTCAAAAGATGACGCCTCAGGAACTCCAGGCGTTTGGCAAACAGATCCAGGCAACCGCCAATTCGCAGGATGCAGCGAAATTCCGCGCCCTGTTCGACTGGAAATCATTCATCGACCGCGTTTTGGCAGAATACGAACAAAATCCAGCCGTCAAGCAGGCGATTCAGCCCGTCCGAAAGCAACTCGAAACGGCTTACACCGAAAATAACCAGGGGATCGACACGGAAATCCTGGCAGAAGTCGGCAATGGTGCCGATTACCGATTCCTTGCCATGCGGAAAGAACAGGACCAGTACAAAGTCATCTTCCGGTTTCTCCGCCCCGACTGGACCCTGAACTACCAGGCCCTGATTGTGGAAAAACAGCAGTCCGGCGAATTGAAAATTATCGACATCGACAGCCTCTCCACAGGCGAGCACATTTCGCAATCTCTGCAAAGGCTCTATCTGCCGGAAATCTATAAAGCACACCTCACGGTGAAAGATAAACTGAACGACCAGGAAAAAAGTCGAATTATCAACCAGAAAAAACGCTACGACTTCCTCACACCCAGCGAGGAAAACACCGACCCGTTCCAGGCCTATCAGCAACTGCCCAACGAATTTAAAGGGGAAAAAACCGTCCTGCTCTTCCTGGCGCAAGATACGATCCAGAAAGAGAACCCGAAAAAATATCAGTCTGTCCTCGGTGCTTACCGGAAATATCACCCCAATGATCCGGCGGCAGAACTTTTGAGCGTCGAGTATTTTGCCCTGACCGAAGATTATAAACAGGCATTGGAAAGCCTGGACCGTCTGACGGCTGCCATCAAAACCGTCGATCCCTATCTCTATTCGGTCCGCGCAGGCATCCTGATCGAAATGGGAGATATTAACTTAGCCGGAAAATACGCCGGCAAGGCATCTGAAATTGAACCGGATCTGCTACAACCTTATCTGCACCTGATCAATATTTCGGTGATGCAGAAAAACTTCGATGATACGATCAAACATCTGGACACATTAAAAACCAAATTCGGCTTTGAATACGCAGACCTCGATCTCAGCGAACTGGATAACTTCGAAGCGTTCACGGCGTCTCCTCAGTTCAAAAAGTGGCAGGCCATCCAGCCGCCAGCCAGCCCTAAATAG
- the rpmF gene encoding 50S ribosomal protein L32, with protein sequence MAVPKRRMSKSNSRKRRSHNGVKAAKPTYCPQCGTASPSHAICPHCGFYQGRTIVDSED encoded by the coding sequence ATGGCAGTTCCTAAAAGAAGGATGTCTAAATCCAATTCTCGTAAGAGACGTAGTCACAATGGTGTCAAAGCGGCTAAGCCGACCTATTGCCCACAGTGTGGTACCGCGTCCCCTTCCCATGCCATTTGCCCTCACTGTGGTTTCTATCAGGGGCGAACCATCGTTGATTCTGAGGACTAA